From Ipomoea triloba cultivar NCNSP0323 chromosome 5, ASM357664v1, the proteins below share one genomic window:
- the LOC116019511 gene encoding uncharacterized protein LOC116019511, producing the protein MGKSVPSPTKLQDFARIIGSNTPRRRPTQVKPVSRTRSVSPPEGPKLKGLVVAVESPSSERRLRRNKMEEETSNGNSSEEQQRLRRIPLADVVADCVRRWFQDTLKEAKAGDTSMQVLVGQMYFSGYGVSRDAQKGRAWISRASRTRSSAWKVSDKRPGYNVSDSDSEDNAGEAK; encoded by the exons atggGGAAATCAGTTCCTTCTCCAACTAAGCTTCAAGATTTTGCGAGAATTATCGGCTCAAACACTCCCCGCCGCCGCCCCACCCAAGTCAAACCCGTATCCAGAACCCGCTCCGTTTCGCCGCCCGAAGGACCCAAGCTCAAGGGCCTTGTCGTAGCCGTGGAATCGCCATCGTCGGAGCGCCGACTGAGGAGGAACAAGATGGAGGAGGAGACTTCCAACGGAAACTCGTCGGAGGAGCAGCAGCGCCTGCGGAGGATACCACTGGCCGACGTGGTGGCGGATTGCGTCAGACGGTGGTTCCAGGACACCCTCAAGGAGGCCAAGGCCGGCGACACCTCCATGCAGGTGCTTGTGGGTCAGATGTACTTTAGCGGATATGGCGTCTCCAGAGATGCCCAGAAG GGAAGAGCATGGATAAGTCGGGCATCCAGGACTCGGTCTTCAGCATGGAAAGTTAGTGATAAACGTCCAG GTTACAATGTTAGTGATTCAGATTCTGAGGATAATGCTGGTGAGGCTAAATAA
- the LOC116019829 gene encoding uncharacterized protein LOC116019829, with product MGSTDVSENDGKVLESNSNTALHISSSQRGLVSDGNPQKRFEGGSISIPKRLQFLKFGNLASPSAKFQQIAEERDEISRAVPSSGSRHLRERLHRLFSRKIDWMSLKKLCKEWIRNPLNMALLVWIVCVAVSGAILFLVMTGMLNHALPKKSERDAWFEVNNQILNALFTLMCLYQHPKRLYHLVLLIRWKPEDISRLRKEYCKNGTYKPNEWAHMMVVVSLLNLNCFAQYALCGLNWGYKRSDRPAIGVGLCISVAIGAPAFAGVYAMLSPLGKEYSAEGDEEAQVQLTIAESSRMGQLRRKSLEKKFSFASDEGRNLEASPRWSGGVLDFWNDISLAYLSLFCTFCVFGWNMERLGFGNMYVHIATFLLFCMAPFWIFNLAAGTIDNDTVRGALGVTGIFLCAFGLLYGGFWRIQMRKRYNLPSYNSCCGKSSVADCALWLCCCWCSLAQEVRTGNAYDIVEDKFYKKRHDNNGEQPPISPLPREDGAFRSSPSPPPDQKPRSTTPSPSRFAMENRSPGRHFPSIDNEPNSGGSHDPMAPPSPPIIQREDV from the coding sequence ATGGGTTCCACTGATGTTAGTGAAAATGATGGTAAGGTTTTGGAAAGTAATTCGAATACTGCTCTGCACATTTCTTCGTCTCAAAGAGGGCTCGTGAGTGATGGTAACCCTCAAAAACGATTCGAAGGTGGCTCTATTTCTATTCCGAAGAGGCTGCAGTTCCTCAAGTTTGGGAATTTGGCTTCTCCGTCTGCCAAGTTTCAGCAGATTGCGGAGGAAAGGGATGAGATTTCTCGAGCTGTGCCCTCTTCAGGCAGCCGTCATCTTCGTGAGCGCTTGCATAGGCTCTTTTCGCGGAAAATTGATTGGATGTCTCTTAAGAAACTTTGTAAAGAATGGATAAGGAATCCACTGAACATGGCACTTCTTGTTTGGATCGTGTGTGTTGCTGTCTCTGGCGCAATTCTATTCCTCGTGATGACGGGAATGTTGAACCATGCCCTCCCTAAGAAATCCGAGAGAGATGCTTGGTTTGAAGTGAACAATCAAATCCTTAACGCGCTGTTCACTCTGATGTGTCTATACCAACACCCGAAACGATTGTATCACCTTGTACTTTTGATACGGTGGAAGCCCGAAGACATTTCGAGGCTCAGAAAAGAGTACTGCAAGAATGGCACTTACAAGCCTAACGAATGGGCTCACATGATGGTGGTTGTTTCGCTACTCAACCTCAACTGTTTTGCTCAATACGCCTTGTGTGGGCTTAACTGGGGGTATAAGAGATCCGACCGCCCAGCTATTGGGGTAGGTCTATGTATCTCTGTTGCAATCGGTGCGCCTGCATTTGCGGGTGTTTACGCTATGCTTAGCCCTCTCGGGAAAGAGTACAGTGCTGAGGGCGATGAAGAAGCCCAAGTCCAACTTACGATAGCTGAAAGTAGCAGGATGGGCCAATTGAGGAGAAAATCCTTGGAGAAGAAATTCTCGTTTGCATCCGATGAAGGGAGGAACCTCGAGGCTAGCCCTCGGTGGAGTGGAGGCGTTCTCGACTTTTGGAATGACATTTCTTTAGCATACCTCTCTTTGTTCTGCACATTCTGTGTCTTTGGATGGAATATGGAAAGGCTTGGGTTCGGGAACATGTATGTTCATATCGCAACCTTTCTCCTGTTTTGTATGGCCCCGTTTTGGATCTTCAATTTGGCTGCCGGGACCATTGACAATGACACTGTCCGAGGGGCGTTAGGAGTTACCGGAATATTCCTTTGTGCCTTCGGTTTACTATATGGTGGCTTTTGGAGGATTCAAATGAGGAAAAGATACAATTTGCCTTCGTATAATTCGTGTTGTGGTAAATCATCTGTTGCCGATTGTGCACTATGGCTATGCTGTTGCTGGTGTTCTCTCGCCCAGGAAGTGAGGACTGGAAATGCATACGATATCGTGGAGGATAAGTTCTACAAGAAACGACATGATAATAATGGCGAACAGCCTCCCATTTCACCTTTGCCCCGAGAAGATGGTGCGTTTAGGTCAAGTCCAAGCCCTCCTCCAgaccaaaaaccgagaagtacAACACCAAGTCCGAGCAGATTTGCAATGGAAAATCGCAGTCCAGGTAGACACTTCCCCTCTATAGACAATGAACCTAATTCGGGAGGTAGCCATGATCCTATGGCGCCTCCTTCTCCCCCGATTATACAACGAGAAGACGTTTGA
- the LOC116019509 gene encoding staphylococcal-like nuclease CAN2 has translation MGNALRFLCGRCCKPAADSDSPGHHGATPTAAGVSAIAHDIRNFEINSQVPQGLSQHVVSSKKAQANWYKKLSDAWREAKPPPKTPEEASRFVIQTLKRHQKADVEGLLAFYGLPLPHSLVEHTNGVPPSHPQGLKFELHTLPVDVKAVADGDTITVYVSTADPRESSSVPKDVQTAAVQRSKARARKDYARADELHKQIIDSGYRVIQVNNEEVLARKYRIRLRGIDAPESKMPYGKEAKEELVKIVQGKCLRVLVFTVDRYGRSVGDIYCNGTFVQEVMLKKGLAWHYTAYDQRPELDKWEKEARANQIGIWASKNPEMPWQWRKDRRENNHH, from the exons ATGGGTAACGCCCTAAGATTCTTGTGCGGCCGTTGTTGTAAGCCGGCGGCGGACTCCGATTCCCCCGGCCACCACGGAGCGACGCCGACCGCCGCCGGCGTCTCTGCCATTGCTCACGATATCCGTAACTTTGAGATCAACTCCCAG GTTCCTCAAGGATTGAGTCAGCATGTTGTTTCATCCAAAAAGGCTCAAGCTAATTG GTATAAAAAGCTTTCCGATGCATGGAGAGAAGCAAAACCTCCTCCAAAAACACCAGAAGAAGCTTCAAGATTTGTAATTCAGACCTTGAAGAGACACCAAAAAGCAGATGTTGAG GGATTGCTAGCTTTCTATGGCCTTCCTCTTCCTCACTCTTTGGTTGAGCATACAAATGGCGTGCCTCCATCGCACCCTCAAGGACTCAAGTTTGAACTACATACATTACCG GTAGATGTAAAGGCAGTAGCAGATGGAGATACAATCACTGTATATGTTAGCACTGCAGATCCCAGAGAGTCATCTTCTGTTCCAAAAGATGTTCAGACTGCTGCTGTTCAGCGATCAAAGGCACGCGCCCGAAAGGATTATGCACGAGCAGACGAGCTACACAAGCAGATCATTGACTCGGGATACAG GGTGATTCAGGTTAACAATGAGGAAGTTCTTGCAAGGAAATATAGGATCAGATTAAG GGGAATAGATGCACCAGAAAGCAAAATGCCTTATGGAAAAGAGGCCAAGGAGGAACTTGTCAAGATTGTGCAAGGCAAGTGCCTAAGAGTCCTGGTTTTTACAGTGGATCGCTACGGCCGTAGTGTAGGAGATATATACTGCAATGGCACCTTTGTACAG GAAGTCATGCTAAAAAAGGGGCTAGCATGGCATTACACCGCCTACGATCAACGCCCAGAATTAGACAAG TGGGAGAAAGAGGCTCGAGCAAATCAGATAGGTATATGGGCATCTAAGAACCCAGAGATGCCATGGCAATGGCGAAAAGACAGACGCGAAAACAACCATCACTAA
- the LOC116020034 gene encoding amino acid transporter AVT6C-like codes for MSPVIGADAPLLQRRDTPAERRVVIWRAVFNVTTSIIGAGIMSIPATLKVLGVIPAFVLTVVVAVLVDVSVDFLLRFTHAGSASTYAGLMKESFGKIGSVALQICIMITNLGCLIMYLIIIGDVLCGNGTEHMGILQEWFGIHWWNSRSFSIFLVVIFIMLPLVLYRRVESLWWSSAIAVLLAVVFVGICIVMAIYALINGETETPRMLPQLDGTASFFQLFTAVPVIVTAFTFHFNVHPIGIEIGKPSVMASAVKISLLLCAGLYFTIGIFGYLLFGESINADILVNFDQTSSGSAISSLLNDVVRLSYALHLVLVFPLLNFSLRANIDELLFPKKPGLASDTARFVSLSLFLLAFSYVAAMVIPSIWYIFQFMGSTSAVCLAFIFPGAIAIRDIHGISTRKDKIIATIMIVQAIITSCIAIYTNVYNFISGTSS; via the exons ATGTCGCCGGTGATCGGAGCCGACGCGCCGCTGCTCCAGAGGAGAGACACGCCGGCGGAGAGGAGGGTAGTGATATGGCGGGCGGTGTTCAACGTGACGACGAGTATCATCGGCGCCGGAATCATGTCCATTCCGGCCACCCTCAAGGTGCTCGGCGTGATTCCGGCGTTCGTTTTGACGGTGGTGGTGGCCGTGCTGGTGGATGTTTCCGTTGATTTCCTGCTGAGGTTCACGCACGCCGGCAGCGCGTCGACTTACGCGGGTTTGATGAAGGAGAGCTTCGGAAAGATTGGCTCTGTGGCTCTGCAAATTTGTATTATGATTACTAATCTTGGTTGCCTAATCATGTACCTCATTATCATCG GGGATGTTCTCTGTGGGAACGGAACAGAACACATGGGCATTTTGCAAGAATGGTTTGGCATTCACTGGTGGAATTCGCGATCTTTCTCCATCTTTTTGGTCGTCATCTTCATCATGCTTCCTCTGGTTTTGTACCGCCGCGTAG AGTCATTATGGTGGAGTTCCGCCATAGCAGTGCTCCTAGCAGTTGTGTTTGTCGGAATATGCATAGTGATGGCGATCTACGCCCTCATTAATGGCGAAACCGAGACGCCAAGAATGCTCCCACAACTGGATGGCACCGCTTCCTTCTTCCAGCTTTTCACAGCTGTTCCAGTCATTGTTACCGCCTTCACATTTCACTTCAATG TTCATCCTATTGGAATTGAGATAGGGAAACCTTCTGTCATGGCTTCTGCTGTCAAGATCTCACTACTACTCTGTGCTGGCCTGTACTTCACGATTGGGATCTTCGGGTACCTTCTGTTTGGAGAATCAATCAATGCAGACATCCTCGTAAACTTCGATCAGACATCCTCCGGTTCGGCGATCAGTTCATTGCTGAACGATGTTGTCCGGCTGAGCTACGCGCTGCATCTGGTGCTGGTGTTTCCATTGCTGAACTTCTCGTTGAGGGCCAACATTGATGAACTGTTGTTCCCCAAGAAGCCTGGTTTGGCCTCAGACACGGCCAGATTCGTGTCGCTTTCGCTGTTCTTGTTGGCCTTTTCTTATGTTGCTGCTATGGTGATTCCTAGTATCTGGTACATTTTCCAGTTCATGGGATCAACCTCTGCTGTCTGTCTCGCCTTCATCTTCCCCGGCGCCATTGCTATAAG AGACATCCATGGAATATCTACAAGGAAGGACAAGATTATAGCGACAATCATGATCGTTCAAGCGATCATAACTAGCTGTATAGCTATTTACACCAATGTATACAACTTCATCAGTGGAACCAGTTCGTag
- the LOC116018869 gene encoding uncharacterized protein LOC116018869 yields MAFSISRRLLRSFCSSDSPACLLRSLSGSTASNVTSSKHFSVAKNEPIFLALRRISTSILTSGSGESEFPSDLLTKKRVLTPDREIGLYQDLVVPVTNFHNEDKGFMVLAGDVFDVPIRKDIIHRVVRWQLAKRQQGTHSTKTISEVSGTGRKPYRQKGTGRARHGTLRGPQFRGGAIMHGPKPRSHAIKLNKKVRRLGLKIALSARAAEGKLMVFEDMELPTHKTKNIVSYAQKMENAKKVLLVDGGPINENLKLATQNIHYVNVLPSIGLNVYSILLHDTLVMSRDAVNRIVERMHTPINR; encoded by the exons ATGGCATTTTCAATTTCTAGGAGGCTTTTGCGTTCGTTTTGTTCATCTGATTCCCCTGCCTGTTTGCTCCGTTCCCTCTCTGGATCAACAG CTTCAAATGTAACCTCTTCAAAACATTTTTCTGTTGCTAAG AATGAACCAATTTTCCTTGCCTTACGAAGAATTTCGACTTCAATCCTGACTTCTGGTTCAGGTGAAAGTGAATTTCCATCAGATTTATTGACAAAGAAACGTGTTTTAACTCCTGATCGAGAAATAG GGCTCTATCAGGACCTGGTTGTTCCAGTAACAAACTTTCATAATGAAGATAAGGGCTTTATGGTGTTGGCTGGTGATGTTTTCGATGTGCCAATTAGGAAGGACATTATACATCGTGTTGTTAGATGGCAGCTTGCTAAACGCCAGCAG GGAACACATTCAACTAAAACTATTAGTGAGGTCAGTGGTACTGGGAGGAAGCCTTATCGGCAGAAGGGTACAGGTCGAGCAAGGCATGGGACACTCCGTGGCCCTCAG TTTCGTGGCGGTGCAATAATGCATGGCCCAAAGCCCCGAAGTCATGCTATCAAGCTGAACAAGAAGGTTCGTCGACTGGGCTTGAAGATTGCTTTGTCAGCTCGTGCAGCAGAGGGAAAG CTCATGGTTTTTGAGGATATGGAACTACCTACACACAAGACCAAGAATATTGTAAGCTATGCCCAGAAAATGGAGAATGCCAAAAAAGTTTTGCTTGTTGATGGTGGCCCCATCAACGAAAACCTCAAGTTGGCCACTCAAAATATACATTATGTCAACGTTCTGCCTTCTATT GGTTTAAATGTCTACAGTATTCTGCTGCATGACACGCTAGTCATGTCACGTGATGCCGTAAATAGGATAGTCGAGCGGATGCACACTCCAATCAATCGCTAA
- the LOC116019109 gene encoding amino acid transporter AVT6C-like gives MSPVIGADVPLLQRRDTPTERRLLICRAVFNVSTTIIGAGIMSIPATLKVLGVIPAFVLMVLVAVLVDVSVDFMLRSTYAGASTTYAGLMKENFGKIGSVALQICIMITNLGCLIMYLIIIGDVLCGNGSEHLGILQEWFGIHWWNSRAFSIFLVVVFVMLPLVLYRRVESLWWSSAIAVLLAVVFVGICIGMAIYALVKGETQTPRMLPELDGSASFIQLFTAVPVIVSAFTFHFNVHPIGIELGKPSTMATAVKISLVLSAGLYFMIGIFGYLLFGESINADILVNFDRTSSSSGVSALLNDVIRLSYAVHLVLVFPLLNYSLRATIDELLFPKKQQLATDKIRFVSLSVFLLALSYVAAMVIPSIWYIFQFMGSTSAVCLAFIFPGAIAIRDIHGISTKKDKIIATIMIVQAIITSCLAIYTNVYNLFSGTTS, from the exons ATGTCGCCGGTGATCGGAGCCGACGTGCCTCTGCTCCAGAGGAGAGACACGCCGACGGAGAGAAGGCTACTCATATGCCGGGCGGTGTTCAACGTGTCGACGACTATCATCGGTGCCGGAATCATGTCCATTCCGGCTACCCTCAAGGTACTCGGCGTGATTCCGGCGTTCGTTTTGATGGTGCTCGTGGCCGTGCTGGTGGATGTATCCGTAGATTTCATGCTCAGATCCACTTACGCCGGCGCTTCGACGACTTACGCCGGTTTGATGAAGGAGAACTTCGGAAAGATTGGCTCTGTGGCTCTGCAAATTTGTATTATGATTACTAATCTCGGTTGCTTAATCATGTACCTCATTATCATCG GGGATGTTCTCTGTGGAAATGGCTCAGAACACCTGGGCATTTTGCAAGAATGGTTTGGGATTCACTGGTGGAACTCACGAGCTTTCTCCATCTTTTTGGTTGTCGTCTTTGTTATGCTTCCTTTGGTTTTGTACCGCCGTGTAG AGTCATTATGGTGGAGTTCAGCCATAGCAGTACTCCTAGCAGTTGTGTTTGTTGGAATATGCATAGGGATGGCAATCTATGCCCTCGTTAAGGGTGAAACCCAGACCCCAAGAATGCTACCCGAATTGGATGGCAGTGCTTCCTTCATCCAACTTTTCACAGCTGTTCCTGTAATTGTTTCAGCCTTCACATTTCACTTCAATG TTCATCCTATTGGAATCGAGTTAGGCAAACCTTCTACCATGGCAACTGCTGTGAAGATTTCACTAGTACTTTCTGCTGGTCTCTATTTCATGATTGGGATTTTCGGATACCTTCTGTTCGGGGAATCAATCAATGCTGATATCCTTGTAAACTTCGATCGTACTTCATCTAGTTCCGGGGTTAGTGCATTGCTGAATGATGTCATCCGGCTGAGCTATGCCGTGCACCTGGTGCTCGTGTTCCCACTGTTGAACTACTCGCTGAGGGCCACCATTGATGAACTCTTGTTCCCCAAGAAGCAGCAGTTGGCCACGGACAAAATCAGATTCGTGTCTCTGTCCGTGTTCCTGTTAGCCTTGTCCTACGTTGCTGCTATGGTTATTCCTAGCATATGGTACATTTTCCAGTTCATGGGATCAACTTCTGCTGTGTGTCTCGCCTTCATCTTCCCCGGCGCCATTGCTATAAG AGATATCCATGGAATATCTACTAAAAAGGACAAGATTATAGCGACAATCATGATCGTTCAAGCGATCATCACTAGCTGTTTAGCTATTTACACCAATGTATACAACTTGTTCAGTGGAACCACTTCATAG
- the LOC116019110 gene encoding protein LURP-one-related 14-like codes for MFKPEVRHDVPLIPVVGDAFCFPYLVDLTVKKGILGVTGLRFDVSDDNGGSLLGVHGKLWQFRRKKRTISDPSGFPILTMRSKALALRNVWSIYKGESSDENDLIYTVQESKVLQMKIRLDVFMAGNRGEICNFHVKGSYTSQNFKVYKGDTLIAEVKEKVKIGYFFKGIEKFDVRVYPGADYAFVVSLLVILNDIDGGS; via the exons ATGTTCAAACCCGAGGTAAGGCACGATGTTCCTCTCATCCCTGTCGTCGGCGACGCCTTCTGCTTCCCTTACCTCGTTGACTTGACTGTCAAGAAGGGGATCCTCGGCGTCACCGGATTGCGCTTCGATGTCTCCGATGATAACGGCGGCTCTCTCCTCGGAGTCCACGGGAAACTGTGGCAGTTCCGCCGGAAAAAACGAACCATTTCCGATCCATCCGGCTTCCCGATCCTCACTATGCGCTCAAAG GCTCTTGCACTGAGAAATGTGTGGTCTATTTACAAAGGAGAGAGTTCAGATGAAAATGATCTGATATACACTGTTCAAGAATCTAAAGTTCTTCAGATGAAAATCAGACTTGATGTTTTCATGGCTGGCAACAGGGGAGAGATCTGTAATTTCCATGTTAAGGGCTCCTACACTTCTCAGAACTTCAAAGTCTACAAAGGAGATACTTTGATTGCTGAG GTGAAGGAGAAAGTGAAGATAGGTTACTTCTTTAAAGGCATAGAGAAGTTTGATGTAAGAGTGTATCCTGGCGCCGACTATGCTTTCGTTGTATCGCTACTGGTGATACTAAACGATATTGATGGAGGGTCATGA